Proteins encoded by one window of Pseudomonas tructae:
- a CDS encoding aldehyde dehydrogenase family protein produces the protein MRDYSRLYIDGGWQKPFGQGLAEVINPATEALAGRVPLGDEHDVNRAVAAARHAFGSWSTTPSSVRAGYIRALADQLKTRADEMAAVITDELGMPVQWCRAVQVDGPIVGLEQYIELAGLMDEVREVGNSLVVREAVGVCAFINPWNYPLHQLIGKLAPALAAGCTVVVKPSQETPLHAFLLAEMIEAIGLPAGVFNLVSGPGSKVGEALARHPQVDMVSFTGSTGAGVRVAQAAAPSVKRVCLELGGKSPLLITADADLDAAVRYGVQDVMINSGQTCTALTRMLLPASRYEEALAIAVDETRKLVMGDPQDPNSFLGPMCSAAQRRTVLDYIRIGQEEGARLLCGGDTAPGFARGFYVTPTLFADVDNRMRIAQEEIFGPVLCLIPYADEAQGLALANDSPFGLSSAVWAADREQALQLARQLRAGQCFVNGAAFNYQAPFGGYKQSGNGREWGEEGLAEFVETKAIQL, from the coding sequence ATGCGTGACTATTCGCGGTTGTACATCGATGGCGGCTGGCAGAAACCGTTCGGCCAGGGCCTGGCTGAAGTGATCAACCCGGCCACTGAAGCGCTGGCCGGCAGGGTGCCGCTGGGCGATGAGCACGATGTAAATAGGGCGGTGGCCGCGGCTCGCCATGCCTTTGGCAGTTGGTCGACAACGCCGTCCAGCGTGCGCGCCGGCTACATCCGCGCCCTGGCCGACCAGCTAAAGACCCGCGCCGATGAGATGGCGGCGGTCATCACCGACGAGCTGGGCATGCCGGTGCAGTGGTGCCGGGCGGTGCAGGTCGACGGGCCGATCGTCGGTCTTGAGCAGTACATCGAACTGGCCGGGTTGATGGATGAGGTGCGCGAGGTTGGCAACTCGTTGGTGGTGCGCGAGGCGGTGGGCGTCTGTGCCTTTATCAACCCCTGGAACTATCCGCTGCACCAGTTGATCGGCAAGCTCGCCCCGGCATTGGCCGCCGGCTGCACAGTGGTGGTCAAGCCGAGCCAGGAAACCCCGCTGCATGCATTTTTGCTGGCCGAGATGATCGAGGCCATCGGCTTGCCGGCCGGCGTCTTCAACCTGGTCAGCGGGCCGGGTTCCAAGGTCGGTGAGGCCCTGGCGCGCCACCCGCAAGTGGACATGGTCTCGTTCACCGGCTCCACCGGCGCCGGCGTGCGCGTGGCCCAGGCGGCGGCGCCGTCGGTCAAGCGCGTGTGCCTGGAACTGGGCGGCAAGTCGCCGCTGCTGATCACCGCCGATGCCGACCTTGATGCGGCGGTGCGCTATGGCGTGCAGGATGTGATGATCAATTCCGGGCAGACCTGCACGGCCCTGACCCGCATGCTGCTGCCTGCCAGCCGCTATGAAGAGGCCTTGGCCATTGCCGTGGACGAGACCCGCAAGTTGGTCATGGGCGACCCGCAAGACCCCAACAGCTTTCTCGGCCCGATGTGCTCGGCAGCGCAGCGGCGCACCGTGCTCGACTACATTCGCATCGGCCAGGAGGAGGGTGCCCGACTGTTGTGTGGCGGCGACACGGCGCCAGGTTTCGCGCGTGGCTTCTATGTAACGCCGACGCTGTTCGCCGACGTCGACAACCGTATGCGCATCGCCCAGGAAGAGATCTTCGGCCCGGTGCTGTGCCTGATTCCCTATGCCGATGAGGCCCAGGGGCTGGCCCTGGCCAACGACTCGCCGTTCGGTTTATCCAGCGCGGTGTGGGCGGCGGACCGCGAGCAGGCCTTGCAACTGGCCCGGCAACTGCGGGCTGGGCAGTGCTTCGTCAATGGCGCGGCGTTCAACTACCAGGCGCCCTTCGGCGGCTACAAACAGTCGGGCAATGGTCGCGAGTGGGGCGAGGAAGGCCTGGCCGAGTTCGTCGAGACCAAGGCCATTCAACTTTGA
- a CDS encoding pyridoxal phosphate-dependent aminotransferase, whose protein sequence is MRFSDLTQRIAGDGAAAWDIHYRALELLEKGEDVLLLSVGDPDFDTPAPIVQAAVDSLHNGHTHYADVRGKLALRQAIARRHQQRSGQPTSGDQVTVLAGAQCALFCVAQCVLNPGDEVIVAEPMYVTYEAVFGACGATVIPVPVRPEHGFRVQAEEVAARITAKTRALVLNSPHNPSGASLPRSTWEALAGLCIAHDLWLICDEVYSELLYDGEHISPGSLPGMAERTATLNSLSKSHAMTGWRVGWVVGSPALAAHLENLALCMLYGSPDFIQDAAVVALEQQLPELAAMREAYRQRRDLVCECLADCPGLRALKPDGGMFVMVDIRETGLSAQAFSYRLLDRHGVSVLAGEAFGPSAAGHIRLGLVLGAEALREACQRIARCAGELMEAKADA, encoded by the coding sequence ATGCGTTTTTCCGATCTGACCCAACGTATTGCCGGTGACGGCGCCGCGGCCTGGGACATTCACTACCGCGCCCTGGAACTGCTGGAAAAGGGCGAAGACGTGCTGCTGCTGTCGGTCGGCGACCCGGATTTCGACACCCCGGCGCCGATCGTCCAGGCCGCGGTCGACAGCCTGCACAACGGCCACACCCATTACGCCGACGTACGCGGCAAACTGGCCCTGCGCCAGGCCATCGCCCGCCGCCATCAGCAGCGCAGCGGCCAGCCCACCAGTGGCGACCAGGTCACGGTGCTGGCCGGCGCCCAGTGCGCGTTGTTCTGCGTGGCCCAGTGCGTGCTCAACCCCGGCGATGAAGTGATCGTCGCCGAGCCCATGTACGTCACCTATGAGGCGGTGTTCGGTGCCTGTGGCGCCACGGTGATCCCGGTGCCGGTGCGCCCGGAGCACGGCTTTCGGGTCCAGGCCGAGGAGGTTGCCGCGCGGATCACCGCCAAGACCCGCGCCCTGGTGCTCAACAGCCCGCACAACCCCTCCGGCGCCAGCCTGCCGCGCAGCACCTGGGAGGCCCTGGCCGGGTTGTGTATTGCCCATGACCTGTGGCTGATCTGCGATGAGGTCTACAGCGAATTGCTGTACGACGGCGAGCACATCAGCCCCGGCAGCCTGCCGGGCATGGCCGAGCGCACGGCGACCTTGAACAGCCTGTCCAAGTCCCATGCCATGACCGGTTGGCGGGTCGGTTGGGTGGTCGGCTCGCCTGCGTTGGCCGCGCACCTGGAAAACCTGGCGCTGTGCATGCTCTACGGCTCGCCGGATTTCATCCAGGACGCTGCGGTGGTCGCCTTGGAGCAACAACTGCCGGAGCTGGCGGCCATGCGTGAAGCCTACCGTCAGCGCCGCGACCTGGTCTGCGAATGCCTGGCCGATTGCCCCGGCTTGCGGGCCCTCAAGCCTGATGGCGGCATGTTCGTGATGGTCGATATCCGCGAAACCGGCCTCAGCGCCCAGGCGTTCTCCTATCGCCTGCTGGACCGTCACGGCGTCTCGGTGCTCGCCGGCGAAGCCTTCGGCCCGAGCGCCGCGGGGCATATCCGCCTGGGCCTGGTGCTCGGCGCCGAGGCGCTGCGCGAGGCTTGCCAGCGCATTGCCCGCTGCGCTGGCGAACTGATGGAGGCCAAGGCCGATGCGTGA